One genomic segment of Myxococcus xanthus includes these proteins:
- a CDS encoding efflux RND transporter permease subunit translates to MSILKVSLRRPITVLVLVVAMVFFGVRAAGDIKVDVLPEMNLPVVYIAHTFNGYTPAQMEGYFTKMYVNMMLFTNGIKNIETKNSQGLTLMKLSFYEGTDMGQAVAEINALSNRSQVFLPPGAPPPFIIRFDASSQPVGQLVFRSESKTNNQLQDIANFTARPFLISIPGLTTAPPFGGSPRTIEINIEPEKLRVHNLTPEQVVEAIARQNVTAPSGNVHVGDVTYITPTNSTLRAVEDFGNIPLLKGSVANVYVRDVATVKDGADIATGYALVNGKRSVYLNVAKAGNASTVHVVQQLKESIPRIQSNLPDDVHISYEFDQSVYVVGALKGLIAEGVLGAVLTGLMVLLFLRDVRSAIIVIITIPIAIISGVLFLKLFGQTINIMTLAGLALAVGILVDESTVTIENIHQHLQRGKTVAVAVWDACLEIAFSKLLILLCILSVFAPALTMGGIPGALFRPLALAIGCSMVVSFLLSQSLVPVMANWMLKQHGPPPGGEGASPSPGRVRRVIEGMLPHRKLLVSAGVGGLIVLAVVSLQRIGKDVLPRVNSSQLQLRLRAAEGTRIEKTEQVVHQAMGLVEEVVGAGKVRISSAYVGQHPSSFAISPIYLYNAGPHEALLQVAFEGGVGDIDALKERIRQRVREAMPDVQVAFEPVEITEKILGQGALYPIEVRFSGMKKKVNEKYAGMLLEKLRGIPYLRDQQVQQSLRYPVLNVEVDRIRAAQLGIDMQDVTRSLTASTSSSRYTSKNMWVEGMMGIAYDVQVQTPASELNSEQDLAQVPLLKNASRPVLGDVATITPGIAHGETHNLGTMAFASVTANIHGKDLAQARRDVQAAIASMGELPKGVNVQLAGLSVVLDDTMRSLANGLVVAVLVVFLLLAASFQSFRLATVVLTAVPAVVLGAVISLRLTGSTLNLQSYMGIIMAVGVSIANGVLLVASAEQRRKAGANAPLAALEGVSLRVRPILMTTLAMLAGMLPMAIGHGEGGDQMAPLARAVIGGLSASTLMVLFGLPLAFAWAQDAVPTTSRSLDPTDVESEHHAMEAA, encoded by the coding sequence ATGAGCATCCTGAAGGTCTCCTTACGAAGGCCCATCACCGTACTCGTGCTGGTCGTCGCCATGGTCTTCTTTGGTGTGCGTGCGGCCGGAGACATCAAGGTCGACGTCCTGCCGGAGATGAACCTCCCTGTCGTGTACATCGCGCATACCTTCAACGGGTATACGCCGGCACAGATGGAGGGGTACTTCACGAAGATGTACGTGAACATGATGCTGTTCACGAACGGCATCAAGAACATCGAGACGAAGAACTCCCAGGGCCTGACCCTGATGAAGCTTTCGTTCTACGAAGGCACCGACATGGGGCAAGCGGTCGCGGAGATCAACGCGCTCTCGAATCGCTCCCAGGTGTTCCTGCCCCCCGGTGCGCCTCCCCCCTTCATCATCCGCTTCGATGCCTCGTCGCAGCCGGTGGGACAGCTGGTGTTCCGCAGCGAGAGCAAGACCAACAACCAGCTCCAGGACATCGCCAACTTCACCGCACGGCCGTTCCTCATCTCCATCCCCGGCCTCACGACGGCGCCCCCGTTCGGCGGCAGCCCGCGCACGATTGAAATCAACATCGAGCCGGAGAAGCTGCGCGTGCACAACCTCACGCCCGAACAGGTCGTGGAGGCCATCGCTCGCCAGAACGTGACGGCGCCCTCCGGGAACGTCCACGTCGGCGACGTGACCTACATCACCCCGACCAACAGCACCCTTCGCGCCGTGGAGGACTTCGGGAACATCCCGCTCCTCAAGGGCTCGGTGGCGAACGTCTACGTCCGAGATGTCGCGACCGTGAAGGACGGAGCCGACATCGCCACCGGCTACGCCCTGGTGAACGGCAAGCGCTCCGTCTATCTCAACGTCGCCAAGGCGGGGAATGCCTCGACGGTGCACGTGGTGCAGCAGCTCAAGGAGTCCATCCCCCGAATCCAGAGCAACCTGCCCGACGACGTGCACATCTCCTACGAGTTCGACCAGTCCGTCTACGTGGTGGGGGCTCTGAAGGGGCTGATTGCGGAGGGCGTGCTCGGCGCGGTGCTGACGGGGCTGATGGTCCTGCTGTTCCTGCGTGACGTGCGCTCCGCCATCATCGTCATCATCACGATTCCCATCGCCATCATCTCCGGCGTGCTGTTCCTCAAGCTGTTTGGCCAGACCATCAACATCATGACCTTGGCCGGCCTGGCGCTCGCAGTTGGCATCCTGGTGGACGAGAGCACGGTGACCATCGAGAACATCCATCAGCACCTCCAGCGAGGCAAGACGGTGGCGGTGGCGGTGTGGGACGCGTGCCTGGAGATCGCCTTCTCGAAGCTGCTCATCCTGCTGTGCATCCTCTCTGTCTTCGCGCCCGCCCTCACGATGGGCGGAATCCCCGGGGCGCTCTTCCGACCGCTCGCGCTGGCCATCGGGTGCTCGATGGTCGTCTCCTTCCTCCTCTCGCAATCACTGGTGCCGGTGATGGCGAACTGGATGCTCAAGCAGCACGGCCCGCCCCCGGGCGGTGAGGGCGCCAGCCCCTCCCCTGGACGCGTGCGCCGCGTGATTGAGGGCATGCTGCCGCACAGGAAGTTGCTCGTCTCGGCAGGCGTGGGAGGCCTCATCGTCCTGGCGGTGGTCTCGCTCCAGCGCATTGGCAAGGACGTGCTGCCGAGAGTCAACTCCAGCCAACTCCAGTTGCGGCTCCGCGCGGCGGAGGGAACCCGAATCGAGAAGACCGAGCAGGTCGTCCACCAGGCAATGGGCCTCGTCGAAGAAGTCGTGGGCGCCGGGAAGGTCCGAATCTCCTCGGCCTACGTGGGCCAGCACCCCTCATCGTTCGCCATCAGCCCCATCTATCTCTACAACGCGGGCCCCCACGAGGCGCTCCTGCAGGTCGCCTTCGAGGGCGGCGTCGGCGACATCGACGCGTTGAAGGAGCGCATCCGGCAGCGAGTGCGCGAGGCGATGCCAGACGTCCAGGTCGCGTTCGAGCCCGTGGAAATCACGGAGAAGATTCTCGGTCAGGGCGCGCTGTATCCCATCGAGGTCCGGTTCTCCGGGATGAAGAAGAAGGTCAACGAGAAATACGCGGGGATGCTGCTCGAGAAGCTCCGGGGCATCCCCTATCTGCGAGACCAGCAGGTGCAGCAGTCGCTGCGCTACCCGGTCCTGAACGTGGAGGTGGACCGGATTCGCGCGGCCCAGTTGGGCATCGACATGCAGGACGTCACGCGCTCCCTGACCGCGTCCACGTCGTCCTCGCGCTACACGTCCAAGAACATGTGGGTCGAAGGCATGATGGGCATCGCATACGACGTGCAGGTCCAGACGCCCGCGAGCGAGCTGAACAGCGAGCAGGACCTTGCGCAGGTGCCGCTGTTGAAGAACGCGAGCCGCCCCGTCCTCGGGGACGTGGCGACCATCACCCCTGGCATCGCGCACGGGGAGACGCACAACCTGGGGACCATGGCGTTCGCCTCGGTGACCGCGAATATCCACGGCAAGGACCTGGCGCAGGCCCGGCGCGACGTGCAGGCGGCGATTGCATCCATGGGCGAGCTGCCCAAGGGCGTCAACGTGCAACTGGCGGGACTCTCCGTCGTCCTCGACGACACCATGCGCAGCCTCGCGAACGGGCTGGTGGTCGCGGTCCTGGTCGTCTTCCTGCTGCTCGCGGCCAGCTTCCAGTCGTTCCGGTTGGCCACCGTGGTCCTGACGGCGGTTCCGGCCGTCGTACTGGGAGCGGTCATCTCCCTGCGACTCACCGGCTCCACGCTCAACCTCCAGTCCTACATGGGCATCATCATGGCCGTCGGTGTCTCCATCGCCAACGGCGTGTTGCTGGTGGCGAGCGCCGAGCAGCGCCGGAAGGCGGGCGCGAACGCGCCCCTCGCCGCGCTCGAAGGCGTATCGCTGCGCGTGCGTCCCATCTTGATGACGACGCTGGCAATGCTCGCGGGAATGCTGCCCATGGCCATCGGGCATGGGGAGGGCGGCGACCAGATGGCCCCCCTGGCGCGAGCAGTCATCGGTGGCCTGAGCGCGTCGACGCTGATGGTGCTGTTCGGCCTGCCGCTCGCGTTCGCCTGGGCGCAGGACGCGGTCCCTACGACGTCCCGGTCTCTTGACCCTACCGATGTGGAGAGTGAACACCATGCCATGGAAGCAGCCTGA